From Saimiri boliviensis isolate mSaiBol1 chromosome 9, mSaiBol1.pri, whole genome shotgun sequence, a single genomic window includes:
- the SPINT4 gene encoding kunitz-type protease inhibitor 4, whose amino-acid sequence MKSAKLGFLLGFFIFCSLNTLLLGGINNIVEKICGDLKDPCKLEMVAGSCYEVHFRFFYNRTSKRCESFVFTGCNGNLNNFKLKIECELACVSKIHSKR is encoded by the exons ATGAAGTCTGCCAAGCTGggatttcttctagggttcttcATCTTCTGCTCACTGAATACCCTACTACTGGGTGGTATTAATAACATTGTTGAGAAGATATGTGGAGACCTCAAAG ATCCCTGCAAATTGGAAATGGTCGCTGGAAGCTGCTATGAAGTTCACTTTAGATTTTTCTACAACAGAACCTCCAAACGATGTGAAAGTTTTGTCTTCACTGGCTGTAATGGCAACCTTAACAACTTCAAGCTTAAAATAGAATGTGAACTAGCCTGTGTTTCAAAAATCCACTCAAA GCGTTGA